Proteins encoded by one window of Aliivibrio wodanis:
- a CDS encoding putative phage tail tube protein, which produces MAADRIARRLTAVLEGVPWMNEIVEISMPEITFKTQATDGSFLEMEDVTRLNKLTWSVKVRGDRKAISQALGKFMMKPGQFNVTEKGATRQGEKYSEEHSLYTTVTSVKPNPKKMGEKPECTIEGVCEAYKLTDTGSVVHDINGTTGKCLVFGVDLMSEVGI; this is translated from the coding sequence ATGGCGGCTGATCGTATTGCTCGACGTCTTACGGCTGTACTTGAGGGTGTGCCGTGGATGAATGAGATTGTTGAGATCTCGATGCCTGAGATCACGTTTAAAACTCAGGCAACGGATGGGTCATTTTTAGAAATGGAAGACGTAACTCGTCTGAATAAATTGACGTGGTCTGTAAAAGTGCGAGGTGATCGTAAAGCAATATCTCAAGCACTAGGTAAATTTATGATGAAGCCTGGTCAGTTTAATGTCACTGAAAAAGGGGCTACACGGCAAGGAGAAAAATACTCGGAAGAACATTCTTTGTATACCACAGTGACTAGTGTGAAACCTAACCCCAAAAAAATGGGTGAAAAACCAGAATGTACGATTGAAGGGGTTTGTGAAGCATATAAACTCACGGACACGGGTTCTGTGGTTCATGACATCAATGGTACTACTGGGAAGTGTCTTGTATTTGGTGTGGATCTGATGTCAGAAGTCGGTATCTAG
- a CDS encoding putative minor tail protein Z: MSGQNLTRNNRALLDTEFIRHYEAFEKEIPKAVNRAAVLTNRWLKTITMAELGYELKIEAKALRSRFKLYKNGRISKLWIGVNEIGVHRMGTPIQNKKGVRVGRDFYEGAFIAPMDSDELLVWRRKGKSRHNIEMITIDISHDAEEIIERYLSDINRKFEEFFHREFKNVLSLAA, encoded by the coding sequence ATGAGTGGTCAGAATTTAACTAGGAACAACCGAGCTTTACTGGATACAGAATTTATTCGGCACTATGAAGCGTTTGAAAAAGAGATACCAAAAGCGGTGAATCGCGCGGCTGTTCTGACGAATAGATGGCTTAAAACGATCACAATGGCTGAGCTTGGTTATGAACTTAAGATTGAGGCTAAAGCGTTGCGCTCTCGTTTCAAACTGTATAAAAACGGTCGAATTTCAAAGCTTTGGATTGGCGTTAATGAAATTGGTGTTCACCGAATGGGGACGCCAATCCAAAACAAGAAAGGGGTTCGAGTTGGACGCGATTTTTATGAAGGAGCTTTTATTGCTCCAATGGATAGCGATGAGCTTCTTGTGTGGAGAAGAAAGGGAAAATCTCGACATAATATTGAGATGATCACCATTGATATCTCACATGACGCTGAAGAGATTATTGAACGATATCTTTCTGATATTAATCGTAAGTTTGAGGAGTTTTTTCATCGTGAATTCAAAAATGTTTTATCACTCGCCGCGTGA
- a CDS encoding putative uncharacterized phage protein — MKIAIVDSNNKITNVIVADESYINGERKFLSKDSPLWIDDIYTDELALVENLQKEIDEKNDVVLPPVEPQPQLKEILITEVTNALKKNSTFTHITCYELTSFMVRGSVNIPDQTFSMPLKRDDGRLILFPVDVVNGQFEVLLNFPTSGQYIYTSEQANYDLPTPIFIVNPIKIDALRKIT; from the coding sequence ATGAAAATAGCAATCGTAGATAGTAATAACAAAATCACTAATGTCATTGTTGCAGATGAAAGCTACATCAACGGCGAACGTAAATTCTTATCAAAAGACTCGCCGCTCTGGATTGATGATATTTATACAGATGAACTAGCATTAGTTGAGAATCTTCAAAAAGAAATTGATGAAAAAAATGATGTAGTTTTACCGCCTGTAGAGCCCCAGCCCCAGTTAAAAGAAATACTCATTACTGAAGTCACTAATGCATTAAAAAAGAACAGTACTTTTACCCATATTACTTGTTATGAGCTAACAAGCTTTATGGTGAGAGGCTCAGTAAACATTCCCGATCAAACATTTTCAATGCCTCTTAAACGAGATGATGGCCGTTTGATTTTGTTTCCTGTGGATGTAGTTAATGGTCAGTTTGAAGTACTTCTTAATTTTCCAACCAGTGGGCAATATATTTATACCTCTGAGCAAGCCAATTATGATCTACCCACCCCAATATTTATTGTCAACCCTATTAAAATCGATGCATTACGAAAAATAACCTAA
- a CDS encoding phage tail protein I, with amino-acid sequence MSKQNEPFISVQPSNRTVIEESLEYAWVNIIEKVVSPYPTLKDPMLCSDDFVALLAAERGVLDWQPNDSLTQQRKTTDKAFEIHSKAGTRKGLIHSIDALGFSSEITKGAQAYSLKISAEIEQGKLDEQLQCRLESRVNTYKSERDLIALDLVRAANVFSYSGALFETGVVSDSVPYSFDGLESQLVMYSAVLFETHTFSDCMPYDPRFDAGEIGQLYLSSLFETHIHSDCRPA; translated from the coding sequence ATGTCAAAGCAGAATGAGCCATTTATTAGTGTTCAACCCAGTAACCGAACGGTCATTGAAGAGTCGCTTGAATACGCTTGGGTTAACATTATTGAAAAAGTGGTATCACCTTATCCAACGCTTAAAGATCCAATGTTGTGCTCTGATGACTTCGTAGCTTTGCTTGCTGCTGAGCGAGGAGTACTTGATTGGCAGCCTAATGACTCATTGACACAGCAACGAAAAACTACAGATAAAGCGTTTGAGATCCACAGTAAAGCTGGTACTCGAAAAGGCCTTATTCATTCCATTGATGCTCTTGGCTTTTCCTCAGAGATAACTAAGGGGGCTCAAGCCTATTCGTTAAAAATAAGTGCGGAGATAGAGCAAGGAAAGCTAGATGAACAGCTTCAATGTCGATTAGAAAGTCGTGTAAATACTTACAAAAGTGAGCGAGATTTGATTGCGCTTGATTTGGTTCGTGCGGCTAATGTGTTTTCTTATTCTGGAGCGTTGTTTGAAACTGGGGTTGTGAGTGATTCAGTTCCTTATAGTTTTGATGGTCTTGAAAGTCAGCTCGTTATGTATTCCGCTGTTTTATTTGAAACCCATACTTTTAGTGACTGCATGCCTTACGACCCTCGTTTTGATGCCGGAGAAATAGGACAACTTTATTTAAGCAGTTTATTTGAAACCCACATCCACAGTGATTGCAGGCCAGCATAA
- a CDS encoding putative uncharacterized phage protein, whose product MQIAEGKKIALVAPSNGFVKDIPCVVGALLVVPSFSAKENEVVTCTYSGYYDGPIKAGDTLSFNCEAAYFDGGVFTKVQPTTSGEVEQPVGVFIDGGVLLTGELITQLVA is encoded by the coding sequence ATGCAAATTGCAGAAGGTAAAAAAATTGCATTGGTTGCACCATCCAATGGATTTGTAAAAGACATTCCGTGTGTCGTTGGTGCGCTGCTTGTTGTTCCTAGTTTTAGTGCAAAAGAAAATGAAGTAGTTACCTGTACCTATTCTGGTTATTACGATGGACCAATTAAAGCTGGGGATACTCTTAGCTTTAATTGTGAGGCCGCGTATTTTGATGGCGGTGTATTTACGAAAGTACAGCCGACCACCTCAGGGGAAGTTGAACAACCTGTCGGTGTGTTTATTGATGGAGGGGTATTGCTGACCGGTGAGCTTATTACGCAGTTAGTCGCTTAG
- a CDS encoding phage tail fiber protein gpH — protein MTQLTLEQMEALDTRGYITQLGFNAEANAKAFNKSVSITHMKIDGGLLADGASPVDVTEMVLDYGDESLFEASVKENPENPGEFIVQIIIPADHSINGKGYQVWGLAAIGNINGENFIYSYRRVEGDFKSFNPNGAKSYTFRLRFQTLNADIINYTVNPSIAFITEQDLIEHNKNAQAHVDIRNALAKKADESDLANYVSKSNQAPNIIITEEHQIALSRLNVIFRYGEYQLTAEENDCDVIIRVDDSVDLDAGDVAFLAPDGEQFKKGNQLFPRARIVEHAREFRFIRIKGEWFV, from the coding sequence ATGACACAGTTAACACTAGAACAAATGGAAGCGTTAGATACAAGAGGGTATATCACCCAACTGGGATTTAATGCGGAAGCGAATGCTAAAGCATTTAATAAATCTGTCAGTATTACTCACATGAAAATTGATGGGGGGCTATTGGCCGATGGTGCATCACCAGTTGATGTGACGGAGATGGTTCTTGATTATGGTGATGAATCGCTATTTGAAGCGAGCGTGAAAGAAAACCCAGAGAACCCTGGGGAATTTATTGTTCAAATCATCATTCCAGCAGATCATTCAATTAATGGTAAAGGTTACCAAGTATGGGGATTGGCGGCGATTGGTAATATCAATGGTGAGAATTTTATTTATTCTTACCGTCGTGTTGAAGGGGATTTTAAATCTTTTAATCCCAATGGTGCGAAAAGTTATACCTTTCGATTGCGTTTTCAAACACTTAATGCCGACATCATTAATTATACTGTAAACCCATCTATTGCTTTTATTACAGAGCAAGATTTGATTGAGCATAACAAAAATGCACAAGCGCATGTAGATATTAGAAATGCATTAGCTAAAAAGGCAGATGAAAGTGATCTCGCTAACTATGTTTCTAAAAGCAATCAAGCACCAAACATTATTATTACTGAGGAGCATCAAATTGCTCTTTCTCGGTTAAATGTCATTTTCCGTTATGGTGAGTATCAACTTACGGCAGAAGAAAATGATTGTGATGTGATCATTCGAGTTGATGATTCAGTGGATTTAGATGCCGGTGATGTCGCGTTCTTAGCTCCAGATGGCGAGCAATTTAAAAAAGGAAATCAACTATTTCCTCGTGCCAGAATTGTAGAACATGCACGAGAGTTTCGATTTATTAGAATTAAAGGGGAGTGGTTTGTATGA
- a CDS encoding putative uncharacterized phage protein, which produces MSINAKTKNKKQDHPILLPFRLNGQWHYPREKTISLSSKQASFLLLSGKVAKPGTKLPIEITTLTVSKEVK; this is translated from the coding sequence ATGTCGATTAACGCTAAGACAAAAAATAAAAAACAGGATCATCCAATCCTCTTGCCATTTCGCTTAAATGGTCAATGGCACTATCCGAGAGAGAAAACAATCTCGCTTTCCTCAAAGCAAGCCTCGTTTCTTCTACTTAGTGGAAAGGTGGCTAAACCGGGAACTAAATTACCTATTGAAATCACAACTTTAACTGTATCGAAGGAGGTCAAATAA
- a CDS encoding putative uncharacterized phage protein — protein MLNNKSVLKFFSHDSDKSKMLEAELAQLKAQVKAVNDKTSESELKRLQEKTDLISAQVVALRTIGLMKLSITEFKNLPHIKIDEKDMTNLQVFEQRKATILRCSELTKEQFDLLATPDFHHLYQDVCHYILTPADAVNGEILDEDTFSFDLLHTFENEVGEKIEHVRFRVPKTIHSEKLAELTDDEEREDFMFRVVTGLEQRDFEYLSTNDYLALKPQVGAFF, from the coding sequence ATGCTTAATAATAAAAGTGTGCTTAAGTTTTTTAGTCATGATAGTGATAAAAGTAAAATGTTAGAAGCTGAACTTGCTCAGTTAAAAGCACAGGTTAAAGCGGTAAATGACAAAACGTCGGAGAGCGAATTAAAACGACTACAAGAAAAAACGGATCTGATTTCTGCGCAAGTGGTAGCTTTGCGTACGATTGGATTAATGAAACTATCCATTACAGAATTCAAAAACTTACCTCATATTAAGATTGATGAAAAGGACATGACCAATCTTCAAGTCTTTGAGCAACGTAAAGCGACTATTTTACGTTGTAGTGAATTGACCAAAGAGCAATTTGATTTACTGGCAACCCCTGATTTTCATCACCTTTATCAAGATGTTTGTCATTATATTTTGACACCAGCAGATGCCGTAAATGGTGAGATATTAGATGAAGATACGTTTTCATTCGATCTATTACATACTTTTGAAAATGAAGTGGGTGAGAAGATTGAGCATGTTCGATTTAGAGTACCCAAAACTATTCATTCTGAAAAACTGGCCGAATTAACGGATGATGAAGAGCGTGAAGACTTTATGTTCCGTGTTGTTACTGGATTAGAACAACGAGATTTTGAATATCTTTCAACGAATGATTATTTGGCGCTAAAACCGCAGGTGGGTGCTTTTTTTTAA
- a CDS encoding phage tail sheath protein FI-like: MTEIALTPIQDFEMNGAEVRTIEPQPSMGPLALQVVHLTGTAPNKHAGMALSESTRLWDYSHAMMMLDTTGDRAGTLPLVVQYLFEYVKAIVYVTIEEEGADYSATETNIIGGIDASTGAKTGIYTAKSCAETPTIIAAPGFSSITLGQKLSLIGRDVRCRPIIDGPNLNDMEAAKFAANFGAEGTGQDKLSIIDPWFLTKHDGEQVLMPASIALVAAMASVNGHESPQNLGVNCEETSRHVEYIINDKTTQANFLNKHGVVTIARTRMGGFSIIGNRCNTGRFIGHVGLEDLMARKLEETSQPLMGKLLTPDFMQQVIDRLTNWGQSLVAENIIPKFTAYLHPSKNSVENYTSGRWFICLDYGRFSPNEHMVYEMSVDNGLIAAMLEEVINGG; encoded by the coding sequence ATGACAGAAATAGCATTAACGCCAATTCAAGATTTTGAAATGAATGGCGCTGAAGTTCGTACTATTGAACCTCAACCAAGTATGGGGCCGCTTGCTTTACAAGTTGTGCATTTAACGGGAACCGCGCCTAATAAACATGCAGGAATGGCGTTGAGTGAGTCGACTCGTCTATGGGATTATTCGCACGCCATGATGATGCTTGATACCACTGGCGATCGAGCAGGTACGTTGCCTCTTGTTGTGCAATATCTTTTTGAATATGTGAAGGCGATTGTGTACGTCACAATTGAAGAAGAAGGCGCAGACTATAGTGCAACTGAAACGAATATCATTGGCGGCATTGATGCTTCTACAGGTGCTAAAACAGGGATTTATACGGCTAAATCGTGTGCTGAAACGCCAACAATTATTGCGGCCCCTGGCTTTAGTTCTATTACATTAGGCCAGAAGTTATCACTTATTGGACGTGATGTACGTTGTCGCCCAATCATTGATGGCCCGAACTTGAATGACATGGAAGCGGCTAAATTCGCGGCTAATTTTGGTGCGGAAGGCACAGGTCAGGATAAGTTGTCTATTATTGATCCTTGGTTCCTCACTAAACACGATGGAGAGCAAGTATTAATGCCGGCATCGATTGCATTAGTTGCTGCGATGGCTTCTGTTAACGGCCATGAAAGTCCACAAAATTTAGGTGTGAACTGTGAGGAAACGTCTCGCCATGTTGAATACATTATCAATGATAAAACTACTCAAGCCAATTTTTTAAACAAGCATGGTGTGGTGACGATTGCTCGAACTCGAATGGGTGGATTCTCTATTATTGGTAATCGTTGTAATACCGGGCGATTTATTGGGCATGTCGGTCTTGAAGATTTAATGGCTCGTAAGCTAGAAGAAACGTCTCAGCCTCTGATGGGTAAATTACTCACTCCTGACTTTATGCAACAAGTGATTGATCGCTTAACCAACTGGGGACAAAGCCTGGTTGCTGAAAATATCATTCCTAAATTTACAGCGTATCTCCACCCAAGCAAAAACAGTGTAGAAAATTACACATCAGGACGTTGGTTTATTTGTTTGGATTATGGGCGTTTTTCACCTAATGAACACATGGTGTATGAAATGAGTGTTGATAATGGATTAATTGCAGCAATGCTAGAGGAGGTAATTAATGGCGGCTGA
- a CDS encoding putative uncharacterized phage protein: MIGIDQETGRTVYHFDALACRIKRVLTTQLTERVKRRKFGNRALHRLGKNQSPHEALIVQNLSIEALTNCHCQLDGLSVTRCKAIVTNTGFQVQIWAKWKGEQIEVSTNV, from the coding sequence ATGATAGGAATAGATCAAGAAACAGGCCGAACTGTCTATCACTTTGATGCACTTGCTTGTCGGATAAAAAGGGTGTTAACCACTCAGCTTACTGAACGTGTAAAACGGCGTAAGTTTGGTAATCGAGCATTGCACCGACTCGGTAAAAACCAAAGCCCCCACGAAGCACTGATTGTGCAAAATCTCTCTATAGAAGCCCTAACCAATTGTCACTGTCAGCTTGATGGCCTTAGCGTAACACGCTGTAAAGCGATAGTTACAAATACAGGGTTTCAGGTTCAGATCTGGGCTAAATGGAAAGGCGAACAAATTGAAGTGAGTACCAATGTATGA
- a CDS encoding putative uncharacterized phage protein yields the protein MTSLFDNARGLLRASIADCFGSPKSVVTEQGDTLTIFGYVKKSQQSERITFRLLTCETLPEHCIIQHEGLVYFLSYAQALPSGNGASGLINEYTLVRQAKGSKNEWSEFN from the coding sequence ATGACTAGCCTTTTTGATAATGCCCGAGGGTTACTTCGGGCATCCATTGCTGATTGTTTTGGCTCACCTAAGTCTGTGGTTACTGAGCAAGGAGATACATTAACAATATTTGGGTATGTGAAAAAATCACAACAGAGTGAGCGTATTACTTTTCGGTTGCTGACTTGTGAAACGCTTCCTGAGCATTGCATTATTCAGCATGAGGGGCTCGTTTATTTTTTGTCGTATGCACAAGCATTACCCAGTGGAAATGGTGCGAGTGGACTTATTAATGAATATACCTTGGTAAGGCAGGCAAAAGGTTCAAAAAATGAGTGGTCAGAATTTAACTAG
- a CDS encoding phage baseplate J-like protein produces MTISAPQAFQEPDFETLLSTYIDFAVEHCANKDQEKATLLRESLENDAELLAQITQALILKYIADIRENNYWALQMFRKYVTESDMVELMALQYNLKRQMLTPEDTSVYPPKLAVMESDEDLLKRFDLAPYQFHTTGTRMGYRYHALTLDERPIITLNTEDNVVTVRYEFPKEAVSNPVKDAQPRMVEPYTGKVCVAVLSRESHTGEPSEALLKRVLNYLNRDDIAQETDELTVKTPTFKDYKIHVIARTGANPNNDFSQMQGEAVAWAFAKGKFNLKMDIEIGEIEFEFRKLGIRPVVLEPRENIVCDWDEVPRCTEVVIDVKAE; encoded by the coding sequence ATGACTATCTCAGCCCCACAAGCATTTCAAGAGCCTGATTTTGAAACTTTACTCTCTACGTATATTGATTTTGCAGTTGAGCATTGTGCCAACAAAGACCAAGAAAAAGCCACTTTATTGCGTGAGAGCTTAGAGAATGATGCGGAGTTGTTGGCTCAAATAACTCAAGCGTTAATTCTGAAATACATTGCTGATATTCGTGAGAATAATTATTGGGCGCTGCAAATGTTCCGTAAATATGTGACGGAATCAGACATGGTTGAATTGATGGCGTTGCAATATAACTTAAAACGTCAAATGTTAACGCCTGAAGATACCAGTGTTTATCCACCTAAATTGGCTGTGATGGAATCGGATGAAGATTTACTTAAACGGTTTGACTTAGCCCCTTATCAATTTCATACCACGGGTACTCGTATGGGGTATCGATATCATGCATTGACGTTGGACGAACGTCCGATTATTACACTTAATACTGAAGATAACGTAGTTACGGTACGTTATGAATTTCCGAAAGAGGCGGTGAGCAATCCAGTTAAAGATGCTCAACCTCGAATGGTTGAACCCTATACAGGTAAAGTGTGTGTTGCGGTGTTAAGTCGTGAAAGTCATACCGGAGAGCCAAGCGAAGCGTTATTAAAGCGAGTACTGAACTACTTAAATCGGGATGATATAGCGCAAGAAACCGATGAATTAACGGTAAAAACACCGACGTTTAAAGATTACAAAATTCATGTTATTGCACGCACCGGCGCAAATCCAAATAATGATTTTTCACAAATGCAGGGTGAAGCAGTGGCTTGGGCATTTGCGAAAGGTAAATTTAATTTAAAGATGGACATTGAAATCGGAGAGATTGAATTTGAATTTCGTAAATTAGGCATTAGACCTGTTGTGCTTGAGCCACGAGAAAACATTGTGTGTGATTGGGATGAAGTCCCACGGTGTACTGAGGTGGTGATTGATGTCAAAGCAGAATGA
- a CDS encoding putative uncharacterized phage protein: MSTVDLGQVNHVSGLKYKSIHNGGTIKPNGRYLLSVFVNAVVTDDSSVDVGDVIELASDYTTENKTVTFSHPVVIGNTLYGDGVITFNDKLTLWFDGQAWVDNFNSTAELIDVGSKTFTDSGQITIDTVADNFQHNVPLYITLQICGVGGAGYSNTGNIYSGGGAGAFLAIEFVSLNKTTFPVIDVLIGSRSGNVDYKYPGYVTGKKGGDSQLKINDQLIADIFGGGSSTSYSVNSLGGIEPAPQNIEKMLSVIVSKGGEGKSANAINETNVITRNGEDIATACGAFTGEKAAYSSSGNYLYYYRYGGGGASAMGSGGAGHGAGGRNNTQKNGAMIITYRPATADEIAIQEALNA; the protein is encoded by the coding sequence ATGAGTACGGTGGATTTAGGTCAAGTGAATCATGTGAGCGGATTAAAATATAAATCGATTCATAATGGTGGGACCATTAAACCAAATGGGCGTTATTTACTTAGTGTGTTTGTTAATGCCGTTGTTACTGATGATTCGTCGGTTGACGTTGGGGATGTTATAGAACTTGCAAGTGATTATACCACCGAAAATAAAACGGTCACGTTCTCTCATCCTGTAGTGATTGGTAATACTTTATATGGTGATGGGGTCATCACTTTTAATGACAAGTTAACGTTGTGGTTTGATGGTCAGGCATGGGTTGATAATTTTAATTCAACAGCAGAATTGATTGACGTGGGTTCTAAAACGTTTACTGACAGTGGTCAAATTACAATAGATACAGTAGCTGATAACTTTCAGCACAATGTTCCTCTCTATATTACTCTTCAAATATGCGGCGTTGGTGGCGCTGGATACTCTAATACTGGTAATATCTATTCTGGCGGGGGTGCAGGTGCCTTTCTAGCGATTGAGTTTGTTTCTCTTAACAAAACTACATTCCCTGTCATAGATGTTTTGATTGGTAGTCGCTCTGGTAATGTGGATTATAAATACCCAGGTTATGTAACAGGTAAGAAAGGGGGGGATTCTCAATTAAAAATAAACGATCAATTAATTGCTGATATTTTTGGCGGAGGTAGTAGTACTTCTTATTCTGTAAATAGTTTAGGGGGGATTGAACCTGCGCCTCAAAATATTGAAAAGATGTTAAGCGTGATTGTCTCGAAAGGAGGCGAGGGTAAAAGTGCAAATGCCATCAATGAGACAAATGTCATTACCAGAAATGGTGAAGATATTGCAACGGCTTGTGGTGCTTTTACGGGTGAAAAAGCAGCTTATTCATCTTCGGGGAACTACCTTTATTATTATCGCTATGGTGGCGGTGGGGCATCTGCAATGGGAAGCGGGGGCGCAGGTCATGGTGCTGGTGGCAGAAATAACACGCAAAAAAATGGTGCGATGATTATCACGTATCGCCCAGCCACAGCCGACGAAATCGCAATACAAGAGGCGTTGAACGCATGA
- a CDS encoding putative uncharacterized phage protein, which translates to MNSKMFYHSPREWVTTVKDHLESKMNINIGSIYKRKAIEISEVTFSYQVGESDPYNSLSNEERSQHNIELRFMIEVPTSINEFDLEALDASCRLEREICNQFFGDAFNQEEAELVSNLPSKFDPENGIFARVVTMRQQIYVGPLDQEFYELTHCTGDNNEYHQSGIEP; encoded by the coding sequence GTGAATTCAAAAATGTTTTATCACTCGCCGCGTGAGTGGGTAACGACGGTTAAGGATCATCTTGAGAGTAAGATGAATATCAATATAGGGTCAATCTATAAGCGAAAAGCGATTGAAATTAGCGAGGTAACTTTCAGCTATCAAGTCGGTGAATCTGATCCTTATAACTCTTTGAGCAATGAGGAGCGTTCCCAACACAATATTGAATTACGCTTTATGATTGAAGTACCAACCTCGATTAATGAGTTTGACCTTGAAGCCTTGGATGCGTCTTGTCGATTAGAACGTGAGATCTGTAATCAATTTTTTGGTGATGCATTTAATCAAGAAGAAGCTGAGTTAGTGTCTAATTTGCCCAGTAAGTTCGACCCTGAGAATGGGATATTTGCTCGGGTGGTTACGATGCGACAACAGATTTATGTTGGACCATTAGATCAAGAGTTTTATGAATTGACTCACTGCACAGGTGACAATAATGAATATCATCAATCGGGTATTGAGCCTTGA
- a CDS encoding phage baseplate assembly protein V, with product MNIINRVLSLEKKFREFVEHISDIDRRLANVIRLGTVHCAYETTVDVKTSENMAQGVPFFVPAMGRVKDYRRPSVGEQCILINIGNGDNLNNSVALMGLRSHLFPFPSLKENEVMRDYGGGMTERYDLDSGSLTCCYPGGVTLYADLTHIGDQEHTGSTNRTGDSIFTGQFINTGVFNHQGAFSVSTAAAFSMADSSAPSTFSGSLHVVNGDVSVDGYSVKLHHHIGNEGKPTSGALP from the coding sequence ATGAATATCATCAATCGGGTATTGAGCCTTGAGAAAAAGTTCAGAGAGTTCGTTGAACATATAAGTGATATTGACCGCCGTTTGGCTAATGTTATCCGTCTTGGAACCGTTCATTGTGCGTATGAAACGACGGTGGACGTAAAAACAAGTGAGAACATGGCACAAGGAGTGCCATTTTTTGTACCGGCAATGGGCAGAGTAAAAGATTACCGCCGGCCAAGTGTTGGTGAACAATGCATTTTGATTAATATTGGTAATGGCGACAATCTTAATAATTCGGTTGCCTTGATGGGACTGCGTTCACACCTTTTTCCTTTTCCGAGTTTGAAAGAAAACGAAGTCATGAGGGATTATGGTGGAGGAATGACTGAGCGGTACGATTTAGACAGTGGTTCTTTGACGTGTTGTTATCCTGGAGGAGTAACGTTGTACGCTGATCTCACTCATATTGGTGATCAAGAGCATACCGGAAGCACAAACCGAACCGGTGATTCTATTTTTACAGGCCAATTTATTAATACTGGTGTGTTTAATCATCAAGGTGCTTTTTCGGTATCTACTGCTGCGGCATTTTCAATGGCTGATTCTTCAGCGCCATCTACGTTCTCTGGTTCATTGCATGTGGTAAATGGTGATGTCTCTGTGGATGGTTACAGTGTGAAACTTCATCATCATATTGGTAATGAAGGTAAACCAACCAGTGGGGCGTTACCATGA